A stretch of the Flavobacterium sp. 5 genome encodes the following:
- the deoC gene encoding deoxyribose-phosphate aldolase, producing the protein MDIRKYLDSTYLKTNSQASLDESENQVVAQFFIQEAIEEGFKLIMIRPDRVSLAKKMIVEANSKVTIGTVIDFPEGTSSIVKKLDEALECIQNGADELDYVCNYEAFKSGDVDLVKNEILKGTQLGLDNNKIVKWIIEVAALNDVQIAELTTLIKNVVVLNFKADTYSSVFIKSSTGFYKTENNLPNGATVASIKIMLQNASPLPVKAAGGVRTYKEALEMIELGVQRIGTSGAKAIVNGEETSSRY; encoded by the coding sequence ATGGATATTAGAAAATATTTGGATTCTACCTATTTGAAAACAAATAGTCAAGCCAGCTTAGATGAAAGCGAAAACCAAGTTGTAGCTCAGTTTTTTATTCAAGAAGCTATAGAAGAAGGTTTTAAATTGATAATGATTCGCCCAGACCGAGTTTCTTTAGCAAAAAAAATGATTGTTGAGGCTAATTCAAAAGTTACAATTGGAACCGTTATTGATTTTCCAGAAGGAACATCTTCTATCGTTAAAAAGTTAGATGAAGCTCTTGAATGTATTCAAAATGGTGCTGATGAGTTGGATTATGTTTGTAATTATGAAGCTTTCAAATCTGGTGATGTTGACTTGGTTAAAAATGAAATTTTAAAAGGCACTCAACTAGGACTGGATAATAATAAAATAGTAAAATGGATTATTGAAGTGGCAGCACTCAATGATGTGCAAATTGCTGAACTAACTACATTGATTAAAAATGTGGTGGTTCTAAATTTTAAAGCAGATACTTATAGTTCTGTTTTTATAAAATCATCAACAGGATTTTATAAAACGGAGAATAATTTGCCAAATGGAGCTACTGTGGCTTCTATTAAAATTATGCTTCAAAATGCCTCGCCACTTCCTGTAAAAGCTGCTGGAGGAGTTCGAACTTATAAAGAAGCATTGGAAATGATTGAACTTGGGGTCCAACGAATAGGGACTTCAGGAGCGAAAGCTATTGTAAACGGAGAAGAAACCTCTTCAAGATATTGA